In Calonectris borealis chromosome 8, bCalBor7.hap1.2, whole genome shotgun sequence, the genomic stretch ACTACTTGCTTTGTTTGCTATCCAAATCCTCTTCTTCATTTCATGACTCTCGATAGAGAGTATTTATTAAATCACAAGTTGCACTTTGGACTTCACAGGACATGGAAATTGTCCTATTGAATGGCAATTCATCTTGTATGCTGTCAGAGCAGTGCTGATATATGCTCAAGCACTGATGAAATTAATTAGTTGTAACAGTGGTACTATAAAGCATGTACTTCATAAATAGCGTttcatatactttttttctttggaggggggaatgggaagaaaggagaaggaaggaaaaatatgattATCATGAATAGTTGATCATAAGGAAGAATGTAGGGAAGGAATGAACTAAATACTGTTTAAGATTTCTCCCTTACAATTCCAGCAAGATATTTAAGGCATCATTATAGTGAAGAAGATTAGATCATGTTTGAGAGAAACTAATATCCCAGAATATTCTAGGGAGCTGGTAACTCAGAATTTTAGAGTCTAAAGGAAAGCCTCCAAGTCCTTCAATCATTTAGTAAATGAATCACGGCACAAAATAAGTAAAGAATTGACACCAACTCTTTTTGTAATAATGTTGTTTTAAGAAGTCACTACTTTGACAGAATCCTGCTTAAAGCGTAATAATTTTACATGTCTAACATTACCAAACTATCAAAAATCAACTGACCACCAACATTTCTATGCAAGCTATTTCACAGACAAGTTCTGGGCAAGTGGACTTTCATTTGTCGTTTACCAGCCTTCAGCAATACAACTATCATTTCATCCTATGTTTTGTGGAAATAAGCTATTTTTTGAGCATAGGTAGTACACATTTCTCAGTAGTTTGTTTTtctatttactttattttctctgaTTAAAATGATTTCAAGAAACTATCCAAGGCTGGAAGattgcctttttcccccctttcttgaagcaaaagcaagaacttaacagaaatattttatagagGAGAAACTTTTAGAATCCTTTGTTCAGGATTCAAATGTAATAAACTTTGAAGTTCAGAGAAAGATTATTCCCAATTTTGTATTGAATAAAAGCATTTAGAAGTCTTCTGTTAACTTATCTGGCAAAGCCTTACCTTTTGGGTCATTGTGGGTTAACAGCTGAATGTCAAACTGTTTTGCAAATGCTGTGAGATCAGGTGGCATCACACAACAGGAAGCTAGGTTCACCTGATTACTACTTGGTTTCACCTGAAAGTAACAGAAttcttttataagaaaaaaaaaagtacttattgTAGTTGTTTCCCCCATGACCTTTATTACAacaaaaattttgctttgaacAATCTACCTTTGACCATTGTTTAGAGGTCTGAACAAGGCTAATTAATTCTGCATGATGCTGAACAAGCAACTCCTACATCTGCTATTTCCTCCAGCACAGAGCCCAAAACAAGAATAGGATCTAACTTCAGGTGCTGCCAGAGCAAGATGAGTACAAGCCCATTCTGGCTTCCTGTCTGCTGTGCTCCCTAaacagcagcaggtttttttcccctctctagtGAAAACATTACAGGGACATTAGTTTGAAAAAGACTTcaaataaaaaatccaaataaattttTGTTAAGGGTATATAATTTGCCGCCTTCCATGCCTTCAGGTAAGTGCCTAAATTAAGTTAAAAGGGACTCTCTTCCACTGCTCATCACAAACGGACTCCTCCTCGGCTCATCACAAACTGTATTCATGATCACCATGCAGGTAGTCATTAATCTTCTCAATTATCCTCCTCTCAGTGTACACAAAATGAGGAGCATAAATTAGGACTCTCAGCAGGACTTCTTATACACATATAGTATGTTCACATACCACAAAAGAAATGTCATAAGAGGTGTATTCAAAGAACTAATAAGGAAACAATAAATCCACGAGCTTACATGAGCATGGACACTAGTACAGATCTCCATCAATCAAATGTTAAAAGGCAATTAGTCACATTGGACAACAAAATATTGTGCCACTTCATTCATAGCCTGTCTTCCTCTTTACATTTAAGCTTAGCATTCAAACAGCATTTTTCCAAGGGGAAATCCCTCCATTCATAACACAGCTTAAAGTGAAAAGTTATGTTTTCAGAGTCACTGGAATAAATCTGAAGGTTTAAGAGTACCGTTTATACTACTTCCTAAATATAAAAGCATTCAAAACTCAAATCTTCAGTACTTCAGAGAACCTGCTACTGAACAGACCTGTGGCTTCCAGCCTTTGCTGGTCTGTACCTCAGAACACTGAACAAGTGACAATCACACTTTGAGCCTCCCCCACCTCAAACAACATTGTGACCGTCTATAAGATGCTGAAAATAACAGGCTAAttaatattttgtatataaaCCCATTTATAACAGAACTTTTTAACAATGTGGCAGCCAACAAAACAACAGTTATTCTGTCCTAGAAATGCTACAAGTAGGAAGTTTGTTCTCACCTGTGCCCACAGATACAGCTGCTCTAACAGGGTTTTATCTAGGTCAGAGGTACCTATGGCAACAATCTTTTTGTTTTGAACTAGATTTTCCAGTTCTTGCCAATAAGGTTGCAAATACTCCAAAGAGAGGCTAGTTCCATCTTCAACGGGAGCTGGGGCAATAATGACTGAGTCTAACTGAGCAACTCCGAGGGCAGAACatgctgaggaaaaagaacagagacACTGCAAAATCTTTTGTGAGATATGAACATAAGCAGTATGACTcttcaaattcagaaaaaaacacacctCCTGCTTCATTCTGCTAGCTTCCCATTCATCATTTGAAACTCCGAGTGTATCATCAGTCAAGGATAGTAACACAATGTTTTTAGCAAAGAATCAAACATACAGCTGAAGGCCAAGTTTCAACTGTAggtcttggaggaaaaaaaaaaccaaccaaaaccaacaaaaaccctaCCACCAAACAAAGCGTgaagcttttttctgcttttcaatgtTAAAGCTATATTCTTCTCTGAAGACAGTGGTGACACACAATTCTTGATTCCTTCACTCCCAGTTTCTTCTAAAATTTGTAACTTTCACTCTGAACTATAACTCAAGTACAGGGCATGGACTAGAAGAACTATTTGATACATGTGAGGAGTTAGTCTAAAAGCACACCGAATATGGAGATTTATATTGCCAGACAGAAGTGGAAAGTCTTGCAGTATCACTGAGCTTTAGGAAAGATGCAAGTCATGAGGCCTCTTCTGCATggcaaaaagaataaaactgcgtagctaaataaattattttcttctggagGAGGATTCTATCAATGCATTTTTAACAAATGGTACTACAACTTACAATAAAGACGCTATTAACTGGGGTATCAATAGAAAAGAATGATATCTGACCCTTTGTTCTTTGGTAACCCCTTATGCCCAACAATCTTCCAAAGTGGTAAAGTTCAGTGCTGCTCACAATTAGTGCTAATTAGGTTAACAAAACTTTATGTATCAGTACAAccattgtattgtattttcaaTAAAACTTAACTATTTCATAGGCTGCTTGCAGCAttggtttattttctaaataatctCTGAAATACTGCACAGTTAGTAGCGAAGTTCATCATGTTAAAAACAACTGGCAACTAATAACAACTGTAAGAACTATTGTATCACTGTTACTAAAACATCACATGCTATTCCCTTTTTAACAAGTTTTGTGTGAAAGAATAAAAACTTGCTCCTGCTTGGAGCAAGGAATCAGATTTGAGTTTCTGGACCCAAGGTTAGAGATCCACATTTAATAACTTTACTGACTGAACTAGTATAAATAGACTCGATCACCTAAGACTCTCTTAATAGGAAAACAGGATATACTTCTGACAGTCACTAAATACGCCTCTTAGATGGAAAAGgttctaattttaattttcaatactAAAGTAAAAAAGAAACCCTACCAGAAGTTTGAGTTTCACACTTACCCAGGTCAACTGCATCTCTGATCGATGAAGAGTTTGATCCAACGATGAAAAGTTTTGCTATTTTCAAAGAAACTGGAATCAATAACTAAACAAGCCAGCTATTATTAAATACATAGCTATTTACTTTTGCTATATACACTACTTAAGAGTTCTTGGGTAAAGGGTTCTTAGAATATACACCAATTACTTCAAAAAtcggaaaaaaaaccaaccttctgAAAGGTAACTGCCCAATAAAGACACTCTTCTCAAATTTCAAAGTTGTTGTGCAATCTCAGAACAAGAAATCATCCAGTTAGATGATCTAATAAGCTGTAAAGCTAGGACTTAAGCATCACAATACTAAGCAATAACTGTAACAACCTGTATAAAAACCCCAAACGTAATAGTACAAACAGACCTCTTCACAACTTACTGAGACTCAAAATGTACTAGTGTTAGTTTGGACTGCCTCCTTCAAGTTCATCATATTCaacctggaaaaattatgcaaataaatgTGCTTCCAAGGCTATTTCTTCATTGCACTATTATCTGtaatattttgcttcagaaaaatcaaagattcacaaaatacatttaaaatgtcttgAGGGGATGCAAGTTAAACTAGAAAAATGCCGAGCTGCTTTAAAACCTGAAATATGAATTCAAGTCTTTCTTAGCAACTTCTAGATTACTCAAAGTCCAACAGTGTGCACTGATGTCATTTGACTTTGCAATTACAAAACACGGTGGAAAAACTATACATATATGAACATCCCATTAATGACTGCATATGAAACCTTTTCATGCCGCCAGATTTTTGACTACATTCTTACCTGATACTTTCAACTCCTCCCTTTcttcaggatttattttttctatagCTTGAGCTACAGTACATTCCAGAACCTCCAGTATTTCCTGTAGTAAGTACATGAGACTTAGGAACAACTCATCAAGAGGagacagtaatttaaaaaaaaaaaacccaaacaaacaaacaaaaaaccccaaacaaaaaccttaCAGcagttagaaacaaaaataatataaaaatgcaaTGACAGAAAGTAAGTAACCCAATGCTTCTTGATCTCTGAGGGGAGGTCAGGAAAATGAAGCTATATGCctctaatataaaaaaaatacaaattactgATGAGAATTACTGGATTAAGATTTAGTAGTGTTCTGATTTTCTGATGTGAACAGATCACCGTGCCAATTCAAActgccttgctttaaaaaaagcctcatgaccagctgaaaaaaaaacattagggGTTTTGGGTGTTGGGTGGGAACATCTTTGCATAAAAGTATTTTGTAATTTCAGTGAAGCCTATGAAAAGCGTACAgtgaaaatgctgtaaaatacagatttaaaacgataattttgaaactaaaaatTAGGAAAGTTTCAGAGATTTCACCCTCTGACCTCATTTAAGACTAGGCTGACATCTCATGTCAGCTGGCACAAGGTGACTTTTTAAAAGTCT encodes the following:
- the GCLM gene encoding glutamate--cysteine ligase regulatory subunit isoform X2; its protein translation is MGTDGARALLERAATLTLQTGNLLNWGCLRKKCPATPGEEVRDCIQKTLTEWSSKIGQDLNQQNFSSLDQTLHRSEMQLTWCLCSFSSACSALGVAQLDSVIIAPAPVEDGTSLSLEYLQPYWQELENLVQNKKIVAIGTSDLDKTLLEQLYLWAQVKPSSNQVNLASCCVMPPDLTAFAKQFDIQLLTHNDPKELLCEASFQEVLQESIQNTKAHEWIPLWLLRYSVIVKSRGIIKSKGYIMQAKRNAS
- the GCLM gene encoding glutamate--cysteine ligase regulatory subunit isoform X1, whose translation is MGTDGARALLERAATLTLQTGNLLNWGCLRKKCPATPGEEVRDCIQKTLTEWSSKIGQDLNQEILEVLECTVAQAIEKINPEEREELKVSAKLFIVGSNSSSIRDAVDLACSALGVAQLDSVIIAPAPVEDGTSLSLEYLQPYWQELENLVQNKKIVAIGTSDLDKTLLEQLYLWAQVKPSSNQVNLASCCVMPPDLTAFAKQFDIQLLTHNDPKELLCEASFQEVLQESIQNTKAHEWIPLWLLRYSVIVKSRGIIKSKGYIMQAKRNAS